In Octopus bimaculoides isolate UCB-OBI-ISO-001 chromosome 5, ASM119413v2, whole genome shotgun sequence, a genomic segment contains:
- the LOC106872959 gene encoding twinfilin-1, with protein MSHQTGITASPELKVFFGTAKSEGIRFMKLSIENEVLALEKHLLPKGDWKSDYDKMVLTYLDDKKPCYILYRLDTKNNLGYEWLFIAWSPDFSPVREKMVYAATRATLKSEFGGGVIKEELFGTVEDDISLNGFLKHIEFQKAPAPLTFAEEELEIIKKTEVNTDVNIDTKNQTMQGLAFPITNDCVAALERLRNGLITYVQLSIDIERERICLETEADIDVSSLPMKVPDNHARYHFFIFKHTHEGDYLENIVFIYSTPGYSIPVKERMLYSSCKSCFLSYVEQNMGMEIVKKIEISEGAELTDEFLQDELHPKKNIARQAFAKPKGPSNRGPKRMIRPTSDSSAVN; from the exons CTTCTCCGGAATTAAAAGTCTTTTTTGGTACTGCTAAAAGTGAAGGTATACGGTTTATGAAGTTAAGTATTGAAAATG AAGTGCTAGCTTTAGAGAAACATTTGTTGCCAAAGGGTGACTGGAAAAGTG ATTATGATAAAATGGTCCTTACCTATTTGGATGATAAGAAACCTTGTTACATACTATATCGCTTGGATACAAAAAATAACCTTGGATATGAATGGCTCTTTATTGCTTGGTCTCCTGACTTTTCACCG GTGCGCGAGAAAATGGTATATGCTGCTACACGGGCAACCTTGAAGTCTGAGTTTGGCGGAGGTGTAATAAAGGAGGAATTATTTGGTACAGTTGAA GATGATATTTCTTTGAATGGCTTTCTGAAACATATAGAATTCCAAAAGGCACCTGCTCCATTAACGTTTGCTGAGGAAGAGCTAGAAATTATTAAGAAAACTGAA gTGAATACTGATGTGAATATTGATACCAAGAATCAAACTATGCAAGGTCTAGCATTCCCTATAACAAATGATTGTGTTGCAGCTTTGGAGCGCCTGAGGAATGGTTTAATAACTTATGTCCAGctt AGTATtgatattgaaagagaaagaatttgcTTAGAAACTGAAGCCGACATTGACGTCAGTTCATTACCAATGAAAGTGCCTGATAACCATGCCCggtatcatttctttatattcaaaCATACCCATGAAGGAGATTATTTAGAGAACATTG TATTCATATATTCTACTCCTGGTTATAGTATTCCAGTGAAAGAAAGAATGCTTTATTCAAGCTGTAAATCTTGTTTTCTCAGTTATGTTGAACAGAATATGGGAATGGAAATTGTCAAGAAG attGAAATTTCTGAGGGTGCTGAATTAACTGATGAGTTCTTGCAGGATGAACTTCATCCAAAGAAAAATATTGCTCGGCAAGCATTTGCTAAACCAAAAGGCCCTTCAAATCGAGGACCAAAGCGAATGATCAGACCCACTTCAGATTCATCTGCAGTTAACTGA